In SAR324 cluster bacterium, one genomic interval encodes:
- a CDS encoding cupin produces THTLVVDPDVEEMITLFQVNGAMIYCDPDGNSTGFDDVFTRIAKCRKHYTEVGLGEDYVNQFIR; encoded by the coding sequence AAACACACACGCTAGTGGTCGATCCAGATGTAGAGGAGATGATTACTCTCTTTCAGGTCAATGGAGCAATGATCTATTGTGATCCGGATGGAAACAGCACAGGCTTCGACGATGTCTTCACCCGGATTGCGAAGTGTCGCAAACATTATACAGAAGTTGGCTTGGGCGAAGACTATGTGAATCAGTTTATTCGTTGA